In one window of Chloroflexota bacterium DNA:
- the rplI gene encoding 50S ribosomal protein L9 yields MKVVFIKDVTRVGRAGEVKEVADGYAKNFLLPKKLALPATPSSIKMAEALLRKEEQGQQLHAEELVEVARQLEGLSLDFKMKVMEEGRLYGSIRDNQIAEELKRLTGIDIERTRIELLEPIRQLGIYELTIRLGRDLAPKVKVVVTGEE; encoded by the coding sequence ATGAAAGTAGTTTTTATTAAAGATGTAACTAGGGTGGGCAGGGCCGGAGAAGTTAAGGAAGTAGCTGATGGCTACGCCAAGAATTTCCTTCTTCCGAAGAAACTCGCCTTGCCGGCTACCCCCTCAAGCATCAAGATGGCTGAGGCGCTGCTCCGAAAGGAAGAGCAAGGACAGCAACTCCACGCCGAGGAGCTTGTCGAGGTAGCCCGGCAACTGGAAGGCCTTTCTCTTGACTTCAAGATGAAAGTGATGGAGGAGGGCCGTCTTTACGGCTCCATCAGAGACAATCAAATTGCTGAAGAGCTGAAGCGGTTGACGGGGATTGATATTGAGCGGACAAGGATAGAGTTGCTGGAGCCCATCCGTCAGCTAGGGATCTATGAGCTGACCATCAGGTTGGGCAGAGACCTGGCCCCCAAGGTGAAGGTTGTAGTAACCGGGGAGGAATAG
- the dnaB gene encoding replicative DNA helicase, translating into MAENEKLPPHNIEAEEAVIGSLLVDPDAILNTAIFLKPEAFYREKNRWLYEACLALYERNEAINQITVAQELSRQGKLEETGGVAYLSHLVSVLPTSVHVEHYARIVQRLALMRKLIVAAGQIAAIGYEADPDVDLALNQAEDILFRVRRGESPRDFVHIRRVLEQYWEESGAAAVTSEEKGRLPHVNTGFPALDVLLGGMQRSDMIVLAARPSLGKSSLALSIARNAALEQGAQVAIFSLEMSKEQLVQRLLSSEAEVDSKRVRLRQYTQAQEKRVMDVTGRLSGASIYVDDSPVLRVTEMRSKARRLFHERGIDLIIVDYLQLIRGDGRPENKVQEISDISRALKALARELDAPLIAVSQLSRAVESRPTHVPMLSDLRESGSIEQDADVVMFIYRDDVYFKKEDWERLNPGKAYPEGIANIIISKHRNGPTGQGVLRFRQDITKFENCLVSPGEEIEQRALPRFSN; encoded by the coding sequence GTGGCAGAAAATGAAAAGCTGCCACCGCACAATATCGAAGCCGAAGAGGCAGTAATCGGCTCTCTGCTTGTTGACCCCGACGCGATTCTCAACACCGCGATCTTCCTGAAGCCCGAAGCCTTCTACCGAGAGAAGAATCGGTGGCTTTATGAGGCTTGCCTAGCGCTTTATGAGCGAAATGAAGCGATAAACCAGATCACGGTAGCTCAGGAATTATCCAGGCAAGGCAAGCTGGAGGAAACTGGGGGTGTGGCCTACTTGAGCCACCTTGTCTCTGTGCTTCCCACATCAGTCCATGTGGAGCATTATGCCCGGATTGTGCAACGCCTGGCATTAATGCGGAAACTTATTGTGGCAGCAGGACAAATTGCCGCCATAGGCTATGAAGCAGACCCCGATGTTGACCTTGCTCTGAACCAGGCTGAGGACATTCTATTCAGGGTGCGCCGTGGTGAAAGCCCCCGTGATTTCGTGCACATCCGCCGAGTCCTGGAACAATACTGGGAAGAAAGTGGTGCTGCAGCCGTAACCTCTGAGGAGAAAGGGCGACTCCCTCATGTGAACACTGGCTTCCCGGCTCTGGACGTACTCCTGGGAGGCATGCAGCGCTCTGACATGATTGTTTTGGCCGCCAGACCGAGTCTGGGAAAATCGAGTCTGGCGCTGAGTATTGCGAGGAATGCGGCCCTGGAGCAGGGAGCTCAGGTAGCCATCTTTAGTCTGGAGATGTCCAAGGAGCAGTTGGTACAGCGCCTTCTCTCCAGTGAGGCTGAGGTGGATTCCAAGCGCGTCAGGCTGAGGCAGTACACCCAGGCACAGGAAAAGAGGGTGATGGATGTTACCGGAAGACTGTCCGGGGCATCGATATATGTGGACGACTCGCCGGTTCTGAGGGTGACGGAGATGCGCAGCAAAGCGCGCCGTTTGTTTCATGAGCGGGGGATTGACCTTATCATTGTAGATTATCTGCAGTTGATCCGAGGGGATGGCAGACCAGAAAACAAAGTTCAGGAAATCAGTGATATCTCGCGGGCTCTCAAAGCATTGGCACGTGAGTTGGATGCTCCCTTGATAGCGGTATCCCAGTTGAGCAGAGCAGTCGAATCGCGTCCCACCCACGTCCCTATGCTCTCGGACTTAAGGGAAAGCGGCAGCATTGAGCAAGATGCTGATGTAGTGATGTTCATCTATCGGGACGATGTCTATTTCAAGAAAGAGGATTGGGAGAGACTCAACCCTGGCAAGGCCTACCCTGAGGGAATTGCCAACATTATAATATCCAAACATCGCAACGGGCCCACGGGGCAGGGGGTACTGAGGTTCCGTCAGGACATTACCAAGTTTGAGAATTGTCTGGTAAGTCCAGGGGAGGAGATTGAACAGAGAGCCCTTCCGCGGTTTTCCAACTAG
- a CDS encoding DnaD domain protein, translating into MNREPFRGFPTRSRLTPVPDLFFSRLLAEIDSLPELKVVLHVFWRLYRKQGALKFITCEELTSDKTLVEGLDGTEVLRGALDSAVSHGILLHVVLGGEGGARDAYSINSEANRAAVAKIQSGELSAHVMPQPQSHTREEPANVFALYEQNIGLLTPMIAEELKEAEKLYPALWIEEAFREAVSLNKRNWRYIARILERWSLEGKGSGESGRDSRKERGPSRYLRGRYGHLVRH; encoded by the coding sequence TTGAACAGAGAGCCCTTCCGCGGTTTTCCAACTAGGTCAAGGCTCACTCCCGTCCCTGACCTTTTTTTCAGCAGACTGCTTGCGGAAATAGACAGTCTGCCGGAACTCAAGGTAGTTCTTCATGTCTTCTGGCGGCTATACCGGAAACAAGGTGCTCTGAAGTTTATTACCTGTGAGGAACTGACGAGCGACAAGACTCTGGTGGAGGGCCTGGATGGGACTGAGGTGTTACGCGGTGCCCTGGATTCGGCTGTAAGCCATGGGATACTCTTGCACGTGGTTCTGGGGGGGGAGGGGGGAGCCCGGGACGCTTACTCTATTAACAGCGAAGCAAACAGGGCGGCTGTTGCTAAAATACAAAGCGGTGAGCTTTCGGCGCACGTGATGCCGCAGCCGCAATCACATACCAGAGAAGAGCCTGCCAACGTCTTTGCGCTATATGAACAAAATATAGGTTTGCTCACTCCTATGATTGCTGAAGAGCTAAAGGAGGCGGAGAAACTCTATCCTGCTCTCTGGATTGAAGAGGCTTTTAGAGAGGCTGTCAGTCTGAACAAGCGCAATTGGAGATATATCGCCCGCATTTTGGAGCGTTGGTCTTTGGAGGGTAAGGGAAGTGGAGAGTCTGGGAGAGATTCTAGGAAAGAGAGGGGTCCCAGCCGCTACCTCAGGGGAAGGTACGGACACCTGGTCAGACATTGA
- a CDS encoding ATP-binding protein, with the protein MHPRLPSGRPDYSQLIPCQCSQKKLEDNRLARLQSYSNLGSLTRLTFDDLIVQGKSDDPSNQERFICAYRAATSFASNPQGWLVFMGPSGCGKTHLAAAIANYRLKEGQPAFFIGVTDLLDHLRSTFSPGSDVSYDEFFEEIQNAPLLILDDLGTQSSTPWAEEKLFQLINHRYTARLSTVINVAVDVSLEDLEEKWRSRLTDPGLSQVYLLGVKGSSSLDYSGILSLELLKSMTFDNFDCKRVNLPLEQRQNLEQAFRLAHHFAESPEGWLIFQGENGCGKTHLAAAIANYRLKKGQPVFFVIVPDFLDHLRSTFAPESKVTYDEFFEKVKSAPLLILDDYGEHSSTPWAQEKLYQLINHRYNARLPMVITMCYGLDELDKNERRVGSRLADPRLSVVYYISAPDYRADHSPIERTKASPRRGQKS; encoded by the coding sequence TTGCATCCCAGGCTGCCATCCGGTCGGCCGGATTACAGCCAGCTGATACCGTGTCAATGCTCTCAGAAGAAGCTGGAGGACAACCGCCTCGCCCGACTGCAGTCCTACAGCAACCTGGGCTCCTTGACCCGGCTCACTTTCGATGACCTGATAGTGCAAGGCAAGAGCGATGATCCCTCCAATCAGGAGAGATTTATTTGCGCTTATCGGGCAGCCACCTCCTTTGCATCGAACCCGCAGGGATGGCTCGTGTTTATGGGACCAAGCGGCTGCGGCAAGACCCATCTGGCTGCTGCTATTGCCAATTATCGCCTGAAGGAGGGACAACCGGCCTTCTTCATTGGCGTTACCGATCTTCTGGACCATTTGCGCTCCACTTTCAGCCCCGGCAGTGATGTTTCCTACGATGAATTCTTTGAAGAGATTCAGAATGCTCCTCTCCTTATCCTGGACGACCTGGGTACCCAGAGCAGCACACCCTGGGCAGAAGAGAAGCTGTTTCAGCTCATCAATCACCGTTATACAGCCAGGCTGTCTACGGTAATAAATGTAGCTGTGGATGTCTCTCTGGAGGATCTGGAAGAAAAATGGCGCAGCCGCCTGACTGACCCCGGTCTTTCGCAGGTATATCTGCTGGGAGTAAAGGGCTCTTCCAGCCTCGACTATTCAGGTATTCTAAGCCTGGAATTGCTGAAGAGCATGACTTTTGACAACTTCGACTGCAAAAGGGTCAATCTTCCTCTGGAACAGCGCCAGAACCTGGAGCAAGCTTTCCGGCTGGCACACCATTTCGCCGAGTCGCCGGAGGGCTGGTTGATATTTCAGGGAGAAAATGGCTGTGGGAAGACCCATCTGGCTGCAGCTATTGCCAACTACCGTCTGAAAAAGGGCCAGCCGGTATTCTTTGTCATTGTTCCGGACTTTCTGGATCACCTGCGGTCCACCTTTGCTCCTGAAAGCAAGGTGACATACGATGAGTTTTTTGAAAAGGTGAAGAGCGCCCCGCTTCTCATCCTGGATGACTACGGGGAGCACAGCAGCACACCCTGGGCGCAGGAGAAGCTCTACCAGCTCATCAACCACCGCTATAATGCCCGTCTGCCCATGGTGATCACTATGTGCTATGGGTTAGATGAACTGGATAAGAATGAGAGGCGAGTCGGCTCCCGCCTGGCAGATCCGCGCCTCAGCGTGGTGTACTATATAAGTGCTCCGGACTACAGAGCCGACCATTCACCCATTGAGAGAACCAAAGCCAGCCCTCGCCGTGGCCAAAAGAGCTAG
- a CDS encoding zinc metalloprotease HtpX — protein MGIQTRMFLLVALLFGILYGVITAVGTLLGHGNTIFYLGLAFVFLGIQYLIGPTIVSWTMRVKWVSEDEAPELHQIAAEEAKRANLPKPKVGISQLSAAPPNAFAFGRTYRDGRACVTPAILNLLNKDELRAVIGHEMSHIKHRDMVVITLLSAIPLIMYWLAWSLMFRGSFGGRREGGGYAILIGLGALLLYFITNLLVLYGSRIREYYADKGSVELGNQPHHLATALYKLVYASARAKKGDLKKIEGVKAFFVNDPSQAWNEIRDLSQVDLDMSGTIDPNELLALRSKTVRLGTGDKMMELFSTHPNMLKRIKHLSSLI, from the coding sequence ATGGGGATTCAAACCAGAATGTTTTTGCTGGTAGCATTACTCTTCGGCATTCTTTACGGGGTGATCACGGCAGTTGGGACCCTGCTTGGACATGGCAATACCATCTTCTACCTTGGCCTGGCCTTCGTCTTCCTCGGCATCCAGTATTTGATCGGCCCCACTATTGTAAGTTGGACCATGCGGGTAAAGTGGGTTTCCGAGGATGAAGCACCAGAGTTACACCAGATCGCAGCTGAGGAGGCTAAAAGAGCCAATCTACCCAAACCCAAGGTAGGCATATCCCAACTGTCTGCTGCGCCACCTAATGCCTTTGCTTTCGGCAGAACATACCGTGATGGGAGGGCTTGTGTCACCCCGGCCATCTTGAACCTGCTGAATAAGGATGAGCTCAGGGCTGTCATAGGGCATGAAATGTCCCATATCAAACACAGGGATATGGTGGTTATCACGCTGCTCTCCGCTATCCCTCTCATCATGTACTGGCTGGCCTGGAGCTTGATGTTCAGGGGCAGCTTTGGTGGCAGGAGGGAAGGCGGTGGCTATGCCATCTTAATCGGCCTGGGTGCCTTGCTCCTCTACTTCATCACCAATCTGCTCGTGCTCTACGGCTCCCGCATCCGCGAATACTATGCCGACAAGGGTAGTGTCGAGTTAGGCAACCAGCCGCATCATCTTGCCACAGCTCTCTACAAGCTGGTTTATGCCAGCGCCCGCGCTAAGAAAGGGGATCTGAAAAAGATAGAGGGGGTAAAGGCCTTCTTTGTCAACGATCCTTCTCAAGCATGGAACGAGATAAGAGATCTGTCTCAGGTTGACCTCGACATGAGTGGGACAATTGACCCTAATGAGCTATTGGCCCTGAGATCCAAGACTGTCCGCCTCGGCACTGGAGACAAGATGATGGAACTGTTCAGTACCCATCCCAACATGCTGAAGAGGATAAAGCACCTCTCCTCACTGATATAA
- the mtaB gene encoding tRNA (N(6)-L-threonylcarbamoyladenosine(37)-C(2))-methylthiotransferase MtaB, translated as MTKVALEALGCKLNQAETEALAHQLLSKGYQLTESVGEADVYVLNTCTVTHIADRKARHLLRSARRSNPRALIIAVGCYAQRVPEELRRLGAADLILSNEGSGHLAEIIGSIGGTRQEEPTNGYNGCWNRTRSLVKIQEGCNDYCSFCVVPYTRGRERSLPVEEILQEVKARAAAGYKEVVLTGTKIGGYRWDGRSSQGLADLINHILNETGIERLRLSSLQPQDLTPELVRLWADNRLCPHLHIPLQSGSEAILRRMNRQYSVADYERAVCLVREAISDLAVTTDILVGFPGEGEREFEESYCFCERMGLANIHVFPYSARPSTAASAMPDHVEGKVKKERSQRMLTLARQSTERFRHQFLGRTMTVLWENRSDRTIWDGLTANYLRVFASSSQDLSNRLLAVTLVADSGHGFLGEITDGGWDG; from the coding sequence ATGACTAAAGTTGCTTTGGAGGCTCTGGGCTGCAAGTTAAATCAGGCGGAGACCGAAGCCTTGGCCCATCAGTTGCTCAGCAAGGGATATCAACTGACGGAATCGGTGGGAGAGGCTGATGTCTATGTGCTTAACACATGTACCGTGACCCACATTGCCGACCGTAAGGCACGTCATTTGCTGAGGTCAGCACGCCGCAGCAATCCACGAGCGCTGATAATCGCTGTCGGCTGCTATGCTCAGAGGGTACCTGAGGAACTAAGGCGATTGGGGGCGGCTGACCTGATTCTGAGCAATGAGGGAAGCGGTCACCTGGCGGAGATCATTGGGAGTATTGGGGGCACACGGCAGGAAGAGCCAACGAATGGCTATAATGGCTGCTGGAACCGTACCCGTTCCCTGGTCAAGATTCAAGAGGGCTGCAATGATTATTGTTCTTTTTGTGTAGTACCCTACACGCGCGGCAGGGAGCGCAGCTTGCCTGTCGAGGAGATCCTGCAGGAGGTGAAGGCAAGGGCAGCGGCAGGTTATAAGGAGGTAGTCCTCACGGGGACCAAAATCGGGGGATATAGATGGGATGGGCGAAGCTCTCAGGGGCTAGCAGACTTGATTAACCATATTCTGAATGAGACAGGGATAGAGCGCCTGCGCCTTTCCTCTCTTCAACCTCAGGACTTAACTCCTGAGCTGGTGAGGTTATGGGCCGACAACCGTCTCTGTCCTCATTTACATATTCCCCTGCAAAGCGGCAGTGAGGCCATACTGCGGCGAATGAATCGACAATACTCTGTCGCTGATTATGAAAGGGCGGTATGCTTGGTTCGCGAAGCAATCTCCGACCTGGCTGTTACCACCGACATACTGGTGGGCTTTCCAGGTGAAGGTGAGAGGGAATTCGAGGAGAGCTATTGTTTCTGTGAAAGGATGGGCTTAGCCAATATCCATGTTTTTCCTTATTCGGCGCGCCCAAGCACAGCCGCATCAGCAATGCCGGATCATGTTGAGGGAAAGGTGAAGAAGGAGCGCAGTCAGAGGATGCTGACACTAGCCCGGCAAAGCACCGAACGTTTCAGGCATCAGTTCTTGGGTAGGACGATGACAGTGCTGTGGGAAAATAGATCGGATCGAACAATATGGGATGGGCTTACTGCTAATTACCTTCGTGTGTTCGCCAGTAGCAGCCAGGATCTGTCTAATCGGTTGCTGGCAGTAACTCTGGTGGCTGATAGTGGTCATGGTTTTCTGGGCGAGATTACCGATGGAGGTTGGGATGGGTGA
- the tilS gene encoding tRNA lysidine(34) synthetase TilS, which translates to MLTPKSESSPNTQKEQLPETVAGYIHQHSLIPKHTTLIVGVSGGTDSVCLLHLLMGLRDRLEIVLHVAHLNHMLRGAESEADAEYVSHLADHLGVAATVESRDVKGYREQHRLSLEEAAREVRYRFLAEVADKLGTDRVAVGHTSDDQVETILMHLVRGAGTNGLQGMQPLTQWKSPGFRHLTVIRPLLKVSRKQTESYCQQHALAPREDSSNLSSSHLRNRIRHELMLLLRSYNPKIDEALLRTADTMNNELSFFEESVSRIWDEVVSEEAGILLLDRGKFISLHPALQRHLLREVTRRLLGSLEDIEWKHIEKMRIGFTLRKGKRVILPRKLTLYVDKQTCRLAAD; encoded by the coding sequence ATGTTAACTCCCAAATCGGAGAGTTCCCCTAATACTCAAAAGGAGCAACTTCCTGAAACTGTTGCCGGTTACATCCATCAGCACAGCCTCATCCCTAAACACACTACCCTGATAGTAGGGGTTTCCGGAGGTACTGATTCAGTGTGCTTGTTGCACCTCCTGATGGGGCTGAGAGACAGGCTGGAGATTGTGCTTCATGTTGCCCATCTTAATCACATGCTCCGTGGTGCGGAGTCAGAGGCTGATGCCGAATATGTGTCTCACCTTGCAGATCATCTGGGAGTCGCTGCTACCGTAGAGTCAAGAGACGTAAAGGGCTACCGGGAGCAACATCGTCTCTCGTTGGAAGAGGCCGCCCGAGAAGTGCGGTACAGGTTTCTTGCAGAAGTAGCCGATAAGCTGGGAACAGATAGAGTAGCGGTAGGACATACCTCAGATGATCAAGTGGAAACGATCCTGATGCACCTGGTGCGCGGCGCCGGAACTAATGGACTGCAGGGCATGCAGCCTTTAACCCAGTGGAAATCTCCCGGATTCAGGCATCTAACAGTGATCCGGCCACTGCTTAAGGTAAGTAGAAAGCAGACTGAGTCATACTGTCAGCAGCACGCCCTTGCTCCAAGGGAAGATTCCTCCAATCTCTCCTCTTCCCACCTTCGGAACCGCATCCGCCACGAACTGATGTTGCTGCTGCGAAGCTACAACCCCAAGATCGATGAGGCCCTGCTTCGCACTGCAGACACCATGAACAACGAGTTGTCTTTCTTCGAAGAATCCGTCTCCCGAATATGGGATGAGGTGGTGAGTGAAGAGGCAGGAATACTGCTCTTGGATCGGGGAAAATTTATCTCCCTTCACCCCGCCCTTCAGCGTCATTTACTCCGGGAAGTCACTAGAAGGCTGCTTGGCAGCCTGGAGGACATCGAATGGAAGCACATCGAGAAAATGCGGATCGGATTTACACTGCGCAAGGGGAAGCGGGTGATTCTGCCTCGAAAGCTGACCCTTTATGTTGATAAACAAACGTGCAGACTAGCCGCCGACTGA
- a CDS encoding DUF47 domain-containing protein has protein sequence MFKFSLTPKDKKFAALFEQSAHNAVKIAQQLKDMVYTWENVEERLGIITDLEHQGDAITHQIMAQLHRSFITPFDREDIALLAHSLDDVTDFIHSSADIMILYKAGHPTKRARELADIIVEAAIETEKAVSEIHERIERDQLLRRCTEINRLENVGDSVYRSALAELFADSTDVAYLIKWREIYEHMETAIDRCEDTANVLEGVAMKYA, from the coding sequence TTGTTTAAGTTTTCTCTTACTCCCAAAGACAAGAAGTTTGCTGCCCTTTTTGAGCAGAGTGCTCACAATGCAGTCAAGATAGCCCAGCAGTTAAAAGATATGGTTTATACCTGGGAAAATGTTGAGGAGAGATTAGGGATAATAACCGACCTGGAGCACCAGGGGGATGCCATTACTCACCAGATCATGGCGCAATTACACCGCAGCTTCATCACGCCATTCGATCGGGAGGACATTGCTCTACTGGCTCATTCCTTAGACGATGTAACCGACTTTATCCACTCGTCGGCTGATATTATGATACTCTACAAAGCAGGACATCCCACCAAGAGGGCCAGGGAATTGGCTGATATTATCGTGGAAGCAGCGATTGAGACGGAAAAAGCGGTATCCGAAATACATGAGCGTATTGAGCGGGATCAGCTGCTCAGGCGATGTACGGAGATCAATCGTCTAGAGAATGTAGGGGACAGCGTGTATCGCTCGGCCTTAGCTGAGCTTTTTGCTGATTCAACAGACGTTGCTTATCTTATCAAGTGGCGCGAGATCTACGAGCATATGGAAACTGCCATCGATAGATGTGAGGATACAGCAAATGTACTGGAAGGCGTGGCTATGAAGTACGCCTGA
- a CDS encoding inorganic phosphate transporter, producing the protein MDLSLLFVVFVILIALVFDFTNGMHDAANSISTVVSTRVLSPRQAVIWAAFFNFVAFLIFRTTVANTIGEGMIHIEAVTTTVIFAGLCGAISWNIITWYLGLPSSSSHALIGGFAGAAIAKGGFGVIIAVGWYKTLIFIVLAPAIGLFLGFSLKVIATWIVYKQQPAAVNKWSRVFQLFSAALFSLGHGGNDAQKTMGIITTLLFAGGLIHVFEVPLWVVLSAHSAIALGTLSGGWRIVKTMGQKITKLRPIDGFCAETAAASSIFLSTGLGIPVSTTHVITGGISGVGAANRLRSVRWGVTLRIVWAWLLTIPIAGIIGAAIYSLIRLVS; encoded by the coding sequence ATGGACTTAAGCTTATTATTCGTAGTTTTTGTCATCCTCATAGCCCTGGTTTTTGATTTCACCAACGGAATGCATGATGCCGCGAACTCTATTTCCACGGTTGTCTCTACCAGGGTTTTGTCGCCGAGACAAGCCGTCATCTGGGCCGCGTTTTTCAATTTCGTGGCTTTTCTCATATTTCGTACGACAGTGGCTAATACAATCGGCGAGGGAATGATCCATATTGAGGCAGTAACGACGACTGTAATCTTTGCAGGGCTCTGCGGCGCGATTTCTTGGAACATCATCACCTGGTATTTGGGACTGCCCAGTAGTTCTTCTCACGCTCTCATCGGCGGATTTGCCGGTGCAGCCATAGCAAAGGGTGGCTTTGGAGTTATTATTGCAGTTGGTTGGTACAAGACATTAATTTTCATTGTCCTGGCGCCTGCTATTGGTCTGTTTCTGGGTTTCTCATTGAAGGTTATCGCTACATGGATCGTGTATAAGCAACAGCCGGCTGCTGTTAACAAGTGGTCGCGGGTTTTTCAGCTTTTCTCCGCAGCTCTTTTTAGCCTGGGCCACGGCGGCAATGACGCACAAAAAACCATGGGTATCATAACCACTCTTCTTTTTGCCGGAGGTCTAATCCACGTATTTGAAGTCCCTCTCTGGGTCGTTCTAAGCGCTCACTCCGCCATCGCTTTGGGCACCTTGAGCGGCGGTTGGCGGATTGTCAAAACCATGGGACAGAAGATTACCAAATTAAGGCCGATCGACGGTTTCTGTGCTGAGACAGCCGCCGCTTCTAGTATTTTCTTAAGCACAGGCCTGGGTATTCCGGTGAGCACCACCCACGTTATCACCGGAGGTATATCGGGCGTGGGTGCTGCAAATCGGCTCCGTTCCGTGCGCTGGGGCGTGACTCTTCGTATTGTTTGGGCATGGCTTCTTACTATCCCGATAGCAGGTATCATTGGTGCTGCTATCTATTCCCTTATCAGGTTGGTTTCCTGA
- the phoU gene encoding phosphate signaling complex protein PhoU, whose translation METEASFQKGLQGIQDDVLVMGGMVEKAIGRAVEALKKRDLALAHRVIADDAKINQQRFSVEDKCMGLIAAHRPTISELRVVVAILNIVMDLERTGDYGDGIAKIAILIGDEPPLKPLIDIPRMAEIAIDMTHGSLQCFIARDVEQAMRVISQDNVVDGLYDQVFRELITFMMVDPKTIDRATRLIWAAHNLERAADRATNICERVVFMVTGKMEEIGASKY comes from the coding sequence ATGGAAACAGAAGCGAGTTTTCAGAAAGGTTTGCAGGGAATACAGGATGACGTTCTGGTTATGGGGGGTATGGTGGAGAAGGCGATAGGCCGTGCCGTTGAAGCATTGAAGAAGCGGGATTTGGCTCTGGCACACCGGGTAATTGCTGATGATGCCAAGATTAATCAGCAGCGGTTTAGTGTGGAAGACAAATGCATGGGGCTTATTGCTGCGCACCGTCCTACGATAAGTGAACTCCGCGTCGTGGTGGCCATCCTCAACATTGTAATGGATCTGGAGCGGACAGGCGACTACGGTGACGGAATTGCCAAGATTGCCATTCTGATTGGCGATGAGCCGCCCTTAAAACCGCTTATCGACATCCCGCGGATGGCAGAGATCGCCATCGACATGACACATGGAAGTCTCCAGTGTTTTATTGCCCGTGATGTGGAGCAGGCGATGCGGGTCATTAGCCAGGATAATGTGGTTGACGGTCTCTATGACCAGGTCTTCCGCGAGCTCATTACCTTCATGATGGTTGATCCGAAGACGATTGACCGTGCCACCCGCCTTATATGGGCGGCGCATAACCTTGAACGTGCTGCCGACCGGGCCACCAATATCTGCGAACGTGTGGTATTTATGGTAACGGGGAAGATGGAGGAGATAGGGGCTTCGAAGTACTAG
- a CDS encoding histidine phosphatase family protein: protein MRLILIRHGEASWNKERGIQGCRSNTGLSQRGREQAEKLASRLRNQKLVAVYSSPLMRAIDTARAIARTPTALKSLR from the coding sequence ATGAGGCTCATATTGATACGCCACGGCGAGGCTTCCTGGAATAAGGAACGGGGAATCCAGGGGTGCCGCAGTAATACTGGGCTGAGCCAGAGAGGGAGAGAGCAGGCAGAGAAACTGGCGTCCCGGCTGCGAAACCAGAAGCTGGTTGCCGTCTACTCCAGCCCTCTGATGCGTGCCATAGATACCGCGCGGGCAATTGCCCGAACCCCCACGGCCTTAAAAAGTCTCCGTTGA
- a CDS encoding TIGR03936 family radical SAM-associated protein translates to MSISALYLYVKMPNCLSLTRLRNEGYDEAVQRLRVRFSRGEEIKYISHLDLMRLWERVLRRARVPLTYSEGFSPHARISLAAPLPIGTTSQYELMDVILQEPVSPHFLIQTVKQQLPRGLEVLEVIQVPLTAPSVQSQLRHAEYHVVVRVDKSTEEMQAAIASLLQAKELPWHHMRDTGPRFYDLRALIEHVWLVSHNRPSFILGMSLRCDPQGTGRPEQVAAALGMTEHPLSIHRNRLILAEN, encoded by the coding sequence TTGAGTATATCTGCGCTATATCTTTACGTCAAGATGCCGAATTGCCTCAGCTTGACCAGGCTGCGCAACGAAGGGTATGATGAAGCCGTGCAGCGCCTACGCGTCAGGTTCTCTCGCGGTGAAGAGATAAAGTACATCTCTCATCTTGACTTGATGCGGCTATGGGAAAGGGTGCTACGCAGGGCACGGGTGCCCCTGACTTACTCAGAGGGATTTAGTCCTCACGCACGGATCTCCCTGGCTGCTCCACTTCCCATTGGCACCACCAGCCAGTATGAGCTAATGGATGTGATCTTACAAGAACCGGTTTCCCCTCACTTCTTGATTCAAACCGTAAAACAGCAACTGCCGAGAGGCCTCGAGGTACTTGAGGTGATCCAGGTTCCCCTGACAGCTCCTTCGGTGCAATCTCAGCTCCGTCACGCCGAATATCACGTTGTGGTCAGAGTGGACAAAAGCACAGAGGAAATGCAGGCGGCCATTGCCTCCTTGCTGCAAGCAAAAGAGTTGCCCTGGCATCACATGAGAGACACGGGGCCGCGATTCTACGACCTGCGAGCTCTAATTGAGCACGTATGGCTGGTGAGCCATAATCGCCCTTCCTTTATCCTGGGCATGAGCCTGCGCTGCGATCCGCAAGGTACAGGCAGGCCGGAACAGGTTGCCGCAGCCCTGGGCATGACCGAGCATCCGCTCTCCATTCACCGCAACAGGCTCATACTGGCGGAGAACTGA